A genomic segment from uncultured Marinifilum sp. encodes:
- a CDS encoding RagB/SusD family nutrient uptake outer membrane protein, whose translation MKKLLYLFLCAVALMGCEDYLEKNDVTSQTEETFYRTEDDMYRALIAAYEPLQRNWGSTYQLTLDIASDDCYGGGGSATDGVDLKKVNRGNTTASEGMWTTIWDDHYAGVYRTNIFLEKVEASDITEDHKKEYAGEVLFLRAYYYSNLVRLFENIPLITKTLETSEYSQSQAAVDDVYAQIASDLKTAIANLKGVTYSNAEKGRVTEWAPRALLARMYLFYDGVYGSGSGTTTMPGDVTAGDVLAYLNEIINDSDADLIDFASLWGHSDVDGTWIENSIEGIFEVQFSNQGESWQWWSAEYDTGNKMVVFVGPRGTPDNSEYYSSWCFAPGTQQLYDSYEDGDIRRDLTLIDADLEMGEGTYTIGDQHTGYFNKKYAGLKSQVPEVGQEQLNFPQNYIAIRFADVLLMASELEVKIGTNGNAVTHYNRVRERAFGDAYSPVGEVTIDEIFEERKLEFAYEAIRYFDLRRQGMDELTAAINATNLGGIYDSGVNAEARGFWPIPSSEIALSNYAMEQNAGY comes from the coding sequence ATGAAAAAGCTATTATATTTATTTTTATGTGCTGTGGCATTGATGGGCTGTGAAGACTATCTGGAAAAGAATGATGTTACATCGCAAACAGAAGAAACTTTTTATCGTACGGAAGACGATATGTATCGAGCATTAATTGCCGCATACGAACCATTACAAAGAAACTGGGGTAGTACTTATCAGTTGACACTGGATATTGCATCTGACGATTGTTACGGCGGTGGCGGTAGTGCTACTGATGGTGTAGATTTAAAGAAAGTTAACCGTGGAAACACAACTGCTTCAGAAGGAATGTGGACTACTATTTGGGATGACCATTATGCTGGAGTATATCGCACCAATATCTTTTTAGAGAAAGTAGAAGCTTCAGATATTACAGAAGATCACAAAAAGGAATATGCTGGAGAAGTATTATTCTTAAGAGCTTACTATTATTCTAACTTAGTTAGATTATTTGAAAATATTCCATTAATTACTAAGACACTTGAAACATCAGAATATTCGCAAAGTCAAGCAGCTGTAGATGATGTATATGCTCAAATAGCATCGGATCTTAAAACAGCAATAGCTAACCTTAAGGGTGTTACTTACAGTAATGCTGAAAAAGGTAGAGTTACTGAGTGGGCTCCCAGAGCTTTATTAGCAAGAATGTATTTATTCTATGATGGAGTTTATGGTAGCGGAAGTGGTACCACTACTATGCCAGGAGATGTAACAGCTGGCGATGTGCTTGCTTATCTAAATGAAATTATTAATGATAGTGATGCTGATTTAATTGATTTTGCAAGTCTTTGGGGACATTCTGATGTGGATGGAACTTGGATTGAAAATTCAATTGAAGGGATTTTTGAAGTTCAGTTTTCTAATCAAGGTGAGAGCTGGCAATGGTGGAGTGCTGAATATGACACTGGTAACAAAATGGTTGTTTTTGTTGGACCAAGAGGAACTCCTGATAATTCAGAATACTATTCTTCATGGTGTTTTGCACCAGGAACACAGCAATTATACGACTCGTATGAGGATGGTGATATCAGAAGAGACTTAACTTTAATTGATGCCGACTTAGAGATGGGTGAAGGAACTTATACCATTGGAGACCAACATACAGGTTACTTTAACAAAAAGTATGCAGGTTTAAAAAGTCAAGTGCCAGAGGTAGGACAAGAGCAATTGAATTTCCCTCAAAACTATATTGCGATCAGATTTGCTGATGTTCTTTTAATGGCTTCGGAATTAGAAGTTAAAATTGGAACCAATGGTAATGCGGTTACTCATTATAACAGGGTAAGAGAACGTGCTTTCGGTGATGCTTATTCTCCTGTTGGAGAAGTAACAATTGACGAAATATTCGAAGAAAGAAAGTTAGAGTTTGCTTATGAAGCAATCAGATATTTCGACTTGCGCAGACAAGGAATGGATGAATTAACTGCTGCTATTAATGCTACAAACTTAGGTGGTATTTACGATTCAGGAGTGAATGCTGAAGCTAGAGGTTTTTGGCCTATTCCATCAAGCGAAATTGCTCTTTCTAACTACGCTATGGAACAAAATGCCGGTTACTAA
- a CDS encoding PKD domain-containing protein: MKNLIYLIALLVVVVSCSPDEYSAPANLTADQIDWEYFETDVVNEFTLVNNTEGVTTLWDLGNGTTAKGDTVTARYTFAGTYTITLTVINQGGTIEVQDNIVTDRDNMAFLSGYPYDQLVGEGTQTWAVDAYYKGHFGLGPTIENPVEWYGANPNEKADRGLYDDRFTFEITESGLTLMQETNGDVYANGSWAADLGTTAGNEEPDGGDFIMPFDGGTFVCSVSGDMLTVNGGGFLGYYAGANEYQILTLEDDLLDVVFWDTNANFYWFTRFRPVDKLTPEPAEEVKELAALDIMDDFEGNGNIQWSTSDIDKFEVIDNFAPVPINESENIAIYQKGAGEWTNVKAVLTHYMDLTDRNIFTMKVFIPSFNDYVTECNPGTDWLATHNLMPQVDVKLQDSSLEGNAWTTQQVRSHVLSSDQQDMWVELTFDFSDVADRVDFDQIIIQLGNEGHCNSGIFYIDDFELL; this comes from the coding sequence ATGAAAAATTTAATATATTTAATAGCACTGTTAGTAGTTGTTGTTTCATGTTCGCCTGACGAATACAGTGCACCTGCTAACTTAACAGCCGATCAGATTGATTGGGAATATTTTGAAACGGATGTAGTTAATGAATTTACATTAGTTAATAATACTGAAGGAGTAACTACTTTATGGGATTTAGGTAATGGTACAACTGCTAAGGGCGACACTGTTACAGCTCGTTACACTTTTGCTGGTACTTATACCATTACATTAACAGTTATCAATCAGGGAGGAACTATTGAGGTTCAGGATAATATTGTTACCGATAGAGATAATATGGCTTTCCTTTCAGGATATCCTTATGACCAGTTGGTTGGAGAAGGTACGCAAACATGGGCGGTTGATGCTTATTATAAAGGACACTTTGGCTTAGGACCAACAATCGAAAATCCAGTTGAATGGTATGGAGCTAATCCAAATGAAAAAGCTGATCGTGGTTTATATGATGATAGATTTACATTCGAAATCACAGAATCTGGTTTGACACTGATGCAAGAAACCAATGGAGATGTATATGCAAATGGGAGTTGGGCTGCTGATTTAGGAACAACAGCTGGAAATGAAGAACCTGATGGCGGAGATTTTATTATGCCTTTTGATGGTGGAACATTTGTTTGTAGTGTTTCTGGTGATATGCTTACTGTAAACGGAGGAGGATTTCTTGGATATTATGCAGGTGCAAATGAGTATCAGATCTTGACGTTAGAAGATGATCTTTTAGATGTAGTATTCTGGGATACAAATGCAAACTTCTATTGGTTTACACGTTTCAGACCAGTTGATAAATTAACTCCAGAGCCAGCAGAAGAGGTTAAAGAATTGGCTGCGCTTGACATTATGGATGATTTTGAAGGTAATGGAAATATTCAGTGGTCTACTTCTGATATCGATAAATTTGAGGTTATCGACAACTTCGCTCCGGTGCCAATTAATGAATCAGAAAATATTGCTATTTATCAAAAAGGTGCAGGTGAGTGGACTAATGTGAAAGCTGTATTAACTCATTACATGGATCTTACTGACAGAAATATTTTCACAATGAAAGTATTTATTCCAAGCTTTAATGACTATGTAACTGAGTGCAATCCAGGAACAGATTGGTTGGCTACTCATAATTTGATGCCACAGGTTGATGTTAAGCTTCAGGATAGTTCATTGGAAGGAAATGCGTGGACAACTCAGCAAGTTAGATCTCATGTATTAAGTAGCGATCAGCAAGATATGTGGGTTGAATTAACTTTCGATTTTAGCGATGTTGCTGACCGTGTTGATTTTGATCAGATTATTATTCAATTAGGAAACGAAGGACATTGTAATTCAGGTATTTTCTACATTGATGATTTTGAATTGTTATAA
- a CDS encoding family 16 glycosylhydrolase: MYSIKKNIVSVVSCFLLFIPLFLSCSSSDDDDDVSYDADFSFEIDSNNPNNVTFTNTSTGDYLYIEYDYGNGETSEAQSNKSYTGTTYYPLAGDYTVTLTVYGPSNTSTDIKTISKLVSIVADDPDYIPAEEGLIWSDEFNESTINTNYWTFEVGTGDWGWGNDELQYYTEGDNAHIEDGKLIITAEKLDDNTSRGSYTSTRMVTMDKQEFTYGKIEVRAKLPSGRGIWPAIWMLGSNISTAGWPACGEIDIMEYVGYEPDVVHSTIHTTDGSGSNGSGSSMTLETAEEEFHVYGIDWNEDEIVFYVDSPDNIVHTYAPAVKTASNWPFDKPHFFILNVAVGGTWGGAQGVDNSIFPQTMEVDYVRVYQ, translated from the coding sequence ATGTATAGCATTAAAAAAAATATTGTTTCTGTAGTAAGCTGTTTTTTATTGTTTATTCCATTGTTTTTGTCGTGTTCAAGTAGCGATGATGACGATGATGTAAGTTATGATGCTGATTTTTCCTTTGAAATTGATAGTAATAATCCTAACAACGTAACTTTTACAAATACTTCTACTGGAGATTATCTATACATAGAGTATGATTATGGAAATGGTGAAACTTCAGAAGCACAATCTAATAAGTCTTATACTGGAACAACATATTATCCTTTAGCAGGAGATTATACAGTTACTTTGACAGTTTACGGACCATCGAATACAAGTACAGACATTAAAACGATTAGTAAATTAGTTAGTATAGTTGCAGATGATCCTGATTATATACCAGCGGAAGAAGGCTTGATCTGGTCTGATGAATTTAATGAATCAACAATCAATACAAACTACTGGACATTTGAAGTCGGTACTGGAGATTGGGGCTGGGGAAATGATGAGCTTCAATATTATACCGAAGGTGATAATGCCCACATCGAAGATGGAAAATTAATTATCACTGCCGAAAAACTTGATGATAACACTTCTCGTGGATCTTATACATCTACACGTATGGTAACCATGGATAAACAAGAGTTTACTTATGGTAAAATAGAAGTGAGGGCTAAATTGCCTTCAGGAAGAGGAATCTGGCCAGCCATTTGGATGCTTGGTTCAAATATTAGTACTGCCGGATGGCCTGCATGTGGGGAAATTGATATTATGGAATATGTGGGTTATGAACCAGATGTTGTACATTCAACAATACATACAACCGACGGTTCTGGAAGTAATGGTAGCGGAAGTTCTATGACTTTAGAAACGGCAGAAGAGGAGTTTCATGTTTATGGAATTGACTGGAATGAGGATGAAATTGTTTTCTATGTTGATTCTCCAGATAATATTGTACATACTTATGCTCCAGCAGTAAAAACTGCTAGCAACTGGCCATTCGATAAACCTCACTTTTTTATTTTGAATGTTGCAGTTGGAGGTACTTGGGGAGGTGCTCAGGGAGTCGATAATTCTATTTTTCCACAAACTATGGAAGTGGATTATGTAAGAGTCTATCAATAA
- a CDS encoding glycoside hydrolase family 16 protein gives MFRINISLFIVFVFFMISCNSKKSEKTTDGNEGNDKQKYQLVWSDEFDYTGLPDSTKWIYDTEGNEASWGNNEAQFYTRAKKENAWVENGVLHITALKEQKEGKEYTSARLNSKVSWLHGKIEVNAKLPNGIGTWPAIWMMPENWTFNDGNWPNIGEIDIMEHVGSNLGVIHASAHSKDYQWQAGTQQTAIVSVPDASETFHSYTLEWTPEVMKCFVDDKLYFEYKNEGLGETKWPYTKPFYLILNVAIGGVWGGEKGIDNNVFPQTMEVDYVRIYKMK, from the coding sequence ATGTTTAGAATTAATATAAGCTTATTTATAGTATTTGTGTTTTTTATGATCTCGTGTAATTCGAAGAAATCGGAAAAAACTACCGATGGAAATGAAGGGAATGATAAACAAAAGTATCAATTGGTTTGGTCCGACGAGTTTGATTATACAGGATTGCCTGATTCTACCAAATGGATATACGATACCGAGGGGAACGAGGCAAGTTGGGGAAATAATGAAGCCCAGTTTTATACTAGAGCAAAGAAGGAAAATGCCTGGGTTGAAAACGGAGTTCTTCACATTACAGCCCTAAAGGAACAAAAAGAAGGTAAAGAGTATACTTCAGCGCGTTTGAATTCAAAGGTAAGCTGGCTACATGGAAAAATTGAAGTGAATGCTAAGTTACCCAATGGAATTGGTACCTGGCCAGCAATTTGGATGATGCCTGAGAATTGGACTTTTAATGATGGAAACTGGCCAAATATTGGCGAGATAGATATTATGGAGCATGTGGGATCTAATCTAGGAGTAATACATGCCTCGGCACATTCAAAAGATTATCAGTGGCAGGCAGGAACACAGCAAACAGCAATTGTATCTGTTCCTGATGCTAGCGAAACATTTCATTCCTACACTTTGGAATGGACGCCCGAAGTAATGAAATGTTTTGTTGATGACAAATTATATTTCGAATACAAAAACGAAGGTCTGGGAGAAACAAAATGGCCTTATACAAAACCTTTTTACCTGATATTAAATGTTGCCATTGGCGGTGTTTGGGGTGGTGAAAAGGGCATTGATAATAATGTATTTCCACAAACAATGGAAGTGGATTATGTAAGGATTTATAAAATGAAATAG